One window of the Pseudofrankia sp. DC12 genome contains the following:
- a CDS encoding lysylphosphatidylglycerol synthase transmembrane domain-containing protein — translation MEPVEAAQPATALVAAAPSARPFAELTDEPLVEVLLTDLPAEDDAEQSAGSSTRSRRNKRIMAVLSVVTPAIGAIWLGTHRHELVAAFEACKSADGEWLIVAAIAACATYIAAAASMKGAVARNLPFGQLVAVQIAGILPNVLVPAGMGVAALQTRYLLRRGFSMAEAVAATAANATAGALPHAVVLVILLVCGAVPLPRVGIPGQTGYLLAGLGVLVAVAACVPKARRLVRTGARRVVEQRALLAGSGSTSRAALLWGGSIAIPMLHAATLCAIAAALHAPLGAGKIIPVYLVASALSAIIPSPGGFGGLDAALTALLTGAGAPTTTAIAAVLGYRLLTSWLPMAPSAAVCGVLIRTRVL, via the coding sequence ATGGAGCCTGTCGAGGCGGCCCAGCCCGCGACCGCCCTGGTCGCCGCGGCGCCATCCGCCCGGCCGTTCGCGGAGCTGACGGACGAGCCGCTGGTGGAGGTGCTCCTCACCGACCTGCCCGCCGAGGACGACGCGGAGCAGTCCGCCGGGAGTTCCACCCGGTCACGGCGGAACAAGCGGATCATGGCGGTGCTCAGCGTCGTCACGCCCGCCATCGGCGCGATCTGGCTGGGGACCCACCGCCATGAGCTCGTGGCCGCGTTCGAGGCCTGCAAGTCGGCCGACGGTGAATGGCTGATCGTCGCCGCGATCGCCGCGTGCGCCACCTACATCGCCGCGGCGGCCAGCATGAAGGGCGCGGTCGCGCGCAACCTCCCGTTCGGCCAGCTCGTCGCCGTCCAGATCGCCGGCATCCTGCCCAACGTGCTCGTGCCCGCGGGCATGGGCGTCGCCGCGCTGCAGACCCGCTATCTGCTGCGGCGCGGGTTCTCGATGGCCGAGGCGGTGGCCGCGACGGCCGCCAACGCGACGGCGGGGGCGCTCCCGCACGCGGTGGTGCTCGTGATCCTGCTGGTATGTGGGGCCGTTCCGCTGCCACGGGTCGGCATCCCCGGCCAGACCGGTTACCTGCTGGCCGGCCTGGGCGTGCTGGTGGCGGTCGCGGCCTGCGTGCCGAAGGCCCGCCGGCTGGTCCGGACGGGCGCGCGCCGGGTCGTCGAGCAGCGCGCCCTGCTGGCGGGCAGCGGCAGCACGAGCCGCGCGGCGCTGCTGTGGGGCGGCTCGATCGCGATCCCGATGCTGCACGCCGCCACCCTGTGCGCGATCGCCGCGGCGCTGCACGCGCCCCTCGGCGCAGGCAAGATCATTCCTGTCTACCTGGTAGCCAGCGCACTCTCGGCGATCATCCCGTCGCCCGGGGGCTTCGGTGGTCTGGACGCGGCGCTGACGGCGCTGCTCACCGGCGCCGGCGCCCCGACGACGACGGCGATCGCGGCTGTCCTCGGCTACCGGCTGCTCACCTCCTGGCTGCCGATGGCGCCGTCCGCCGCGGTCTGCGGCGTGCTCATCCGGACCCGCGTCCTCTGA
- a CDS encoding glycosyltransferase family 4 protein: protein MHRTLIVADKFPPVMGGIQTFAYCFAAMLPRDKVLVVAPPHLDAPKLDADAPFEIIRHPAANLRLPGVGPAIGRIALAEGCTAAWFPAGTPRGMIAPALRRAGVEWVVSSTHGHEYGWSHLPYGYQLVRSVAGKADVVTHLTDVTLRRLRKVAPAGTRFERLTGGVDVDRFHPGAGGEELRRRHGWGGRPIVTCVARLVPRKGQDVLIRGLPSVLRHHPDALLVVVGKGRDAARLRRITASAGVAGNVVFTGPVAEEDLPAYLDAADVFAMPSRPRKGGLDLEGLGLSSLEAAAAGKPVITGLHGGAPEVVIPGESGVVVDGTDVAAVARAVDELLADPDRARQLGAAGRQWMSSAWTWEHLGARLATLLSDQPAPREPGAPLVGSAPGGEPAPVDHA, encoded by the coding sequence ATGCACCGCACGCTGATCGTCGCGGACAAGTTCCCGCCGGTGATGGGTGGCATCCAGACCTTCGCGTACTGCTTCGCCGCCATGCTCCCGCGGGACAAGGTCCTGGTCGTCGCGCCGCCGCATCTGGACGCGCCGAAGCTCGACGCCGACGCGCCCTTCGAGATCATCCGCCACCCGGCGGCGAACCTGCGGCTGCCGGGCGTCGGCCCGGCGATCGGCCGGATCGCGCTCGCGGAAGGCTGCACCGCGGCCTGGTTCCCGGCCGGCACGCCTCGCGGGATGATCGCCCCGGCGCTGCGCCGGGCCGGCGTCGAGTGGGTGGTCTCGTCCACCCACGGCCACGAGTACGGCTGGTCTCACCTGCCCTACGGCTACCAGCTGGTCCGCTCGGTCGCGGGCAAGGCCGACGTCGTCACCCACCTGACCGACGTGACGCTGCGCCGGCTGCGCAAGGTCGCCCCGGCCGGCACGCGGTTCGAGCGGCTCACCGGCGGCGTCGACGTCGACCGTTTCCACCCGGGCGCCGGCGGTGAAGAACTCCGACGCAGGCACGGCTGGGGTGGACGGCCTATCGTGACGTGTGTTGCCCGTCTGGTGCCGCGCAAGGGCCAGGACGTCCTGATCAGGGGGTTGCCGTCGGTGTTGCGCCACCATCCGGACGCGCTGCTCGTCGTCGTCGGCAAGGGCCGCGACGCCGCTCGGCTGCGTCGGATCACGGCGTCGGCGGGGGTCGCCGGGAATGTCGTCTTCACCGGCCCGGTTGCTGAAGAGGATCTGCCAGCCTACCTGGACGCCGCTGACGTCTTCGCGATGCCGTCGCGTCCGCGCAAGGGCGGGCTGGACCTGGAGGGGCTCGGGCTGTCGTCGCTGGAGGCGGCGGCCGCCGGTAAGCCGGTCATCACCGGCCTGCACGGGGGTGCGCCCGAAGTGGTGATCCCCGGTGAGAGCGGAGTGGTCGTGGACGGGACGGATGTCGCCGCGGTGGCCCGCGCCGTCGACGAGCTGCTCGCGGACCCGGACCGGGCCCGCCAGCTGGGCGCGGCCGGCCGGCAGTGGATGAGCTCGGCCTGGACCTGGGAGCACCTCGGTGCCCGCCTCGCGACGCTGCTCAGCGACCAGCCCGCGCCGCGTGAGCCAGGCGCTCCGCTGGTCGGCTCCGCGCCGGGCGGCGAGCCCGCGCCCGTGGACCACGCGTAG
- a CDS encoding nucleoside monophosphate kinase, with translation MRVVLLGPPGSGKGTQAARVSSRHGIPAISTGRLLDAEIAAGSPLGRRAEEFVRSGELVPDELVLDLVAERLFGSAAAAVLDHEPVAALAASTPVAAAAPVSALAGPGGFAPIPVAADACRGFLLDGFPRTVAQAVAFDARFGDALAAHQLASERLRLPPAKCAENARAVDVVLDLDVDESTVLRRISHRSSTEDRLDDNEETAKRRLKVFAERTAPLRAYYTRAGLLRTVDGSGTPDEVAARIESALASLA, from the coding sequence GTGAGAGTCGTGCTGCTCGGACCTCCGGGCTCAGGAAAAGGCACGCAGGCCGCACGGGTCAGCTCCCGCCACGGCATCCCGGCGATCTCCACCGGCCGGCTGCTCGACGCGGAGATCGCCGCTGGTTCACCGCTCGGCCGTCGCGCCGAGGAGTTCGTCCGCTCCGGCGAGCTCGTCCCCGACGAGCTCGTGCTCGACCTGGTCGCGGAACGCCTGTTCGGCTCCGCGGCCGCCGCCGTGCTCGACCACGAGCCCGTGGCCGCCCTCGCCGCGAGTACCCCGGTCGCCGCCGCCGCGCCTGTGTCCGCCCTGGCCGGCCCCGGTGGGTTCGCCCCGATACCGGTCGCCGCCGACGCCTGCCGCGGCTTCCTGCTCGACGGTTTCCCGCGCACGGTCGCCCAGGCCGTGGCGTTCGACGCCCGGTTCGGCGACGCGCTGGCCGCCCACCAGCTCGCGTCGGAACGGCTTCGCCTGCCCCCGGCCAAATGCGCCGAGAACGCCCGCGCGGTGGACGTCGTCCTCGACCTCGACGTCGACGAGTCGACCGTGCTGCGCCGGATCAGCCACCGGTCCAGCACCGAGGACCGGCTCGACGACAACGAGGAGACGGCCAAGCGCCGCCTCAAGGTCTTCGCCGAGCGCACCGCCCCGCTGCGCGCCTACTACACTCGCGCCGGCCTCCTGCGCACCGTCGACGGCTCGGGTACGCCCGACGAGGTGGCCGCCCGCATCGAGTCGGCCCTCGCCTCGCTGGCCTGA
- a CDS encoding glutamate synthase subunit beta — protein sequence MADPTGFLRHHRELPARRPVDVRIQDWREVYQDFPAPSLTAQASRCMDCGIPFCHNGCPLGNLIPEWNDLARRGEWQEAIDRLHATNNFPEFTGRLCPAPCEAACVLGISDDPVTIKQIEVSIIDRALAEGRVVPVPPSVRSGRKVAVVGSGPAGLAAAQQLTRAGHDVTVFERADRIGGLLRYGIPEFKMEKAVLDRRLEQMAAEGTTFVTSCDVGVDLSVEELRATFDAVVLAGGSTIGRDLPVPGRELSGVHFAMEFLPLANRVQEGDLAEPPITAKGKRVVVIGGGDTGADCLGTSHRQGAVSVHQLEIMPRPPETRPAANPWPTYPMLYRVTSAHEEGGERVYAVSTEAFLGDDEGRLRGLRMYEVESVDGRFQKVEGSETELECELVLLAMGFVGPQREGLVEGLGVELDGRGNVARDAGWQSSVPGIFVAGDMGRGQSLIVWAIAEGRSAAAAVDRYLSGATDLPEPITPTRR from the coding sequence ATGGCTGACCCGACTGGGTTTCTCCGGCACCACCGGGAGCTACCGGCGCGCCGGCCCGTGGACGTCCGAATCCAGGACTGGCGGGAGGTCTACCAGGACTTCCCGGCGCCTTCGCTGACCGCTCAGGCGTCCCGCTGCATGGACTGCGGCATCCCGTTCTGCCACAACGGCTGCCCGCTGGGCAACCTGATCCCGGAGTGGAACGACCTCGCCCGCCGGGGCGAGTGGCAGGAGGCCATCGACCGGCTGCACGCGACGAACAACTTCCCGGAGTTCACCGGGCGGCTGTGCCCGGCGCCGTGCGAGGCGGCCTGCGTGCTCGGCATCTCCGACGATCCGGTGACGATCAAGCAGATCGAGGTCTCGATCATCGACCGGGCGCTCGCGGAGGGCCGGGTCGTCCCGGTGCCCCCGTCGGTGCGGTCCGGCCGGAAGGTCGCGGTCGTCGGCTCCGGGCCGGCGGGGCTCGCTGCCGCCCAGCAGCTTACCCGCGCCGGTCACGACGTGACCGTCTTCGAGCGGGCCGACCGGATCGGCGGCCTGCTGCGGTACGGCATCCCCGAGTTCAAGATGGAGAAGGCCGTCCTCGACCGGCGCCTCGAGCAGATGGCGGCGGAGGGCACGACGTTCGTGACCTCCTGCGACGTCGGCGTCGACCTCTCGGTCGAGGAGCTGCGTGCCACCTTCGACGCGGTCGTCCTGGCCGGCGGCTCCACGATCGGACGTGACCTGCCGGTGCCCGGCCGTGAGCTCAGCGGCGTCCATTTCGCCATGGAGTTCCTGCCGCTGGCCAACCGGGTGCAGGAGGGCGACCTCGCCGAGCCGCCGATCACCGCGAAGGGCAAGCGCGTCGTCGTCATCGGCGGCGGCGACACCGGCGCGGACTGCCTTGGAACCTCGCATCGCCAGGGCGCGGTCTCGGTGCACCAGCTGGAGATCATGCCCCGGCCTCCGGAGACGCGGCCGGCGGCGAACCCCTGGCCGACCTACCCGATGCTCTACCGCGTGACCTCGGCGCACGAGGAAGGCGGCGAGCGGGTCTACGCCGTCTCCACCGAGGCGTTCCTCGGTGACGACGAGGGCCGGCTGCGCGGGCTGCGCATGTACGAGGTCGAGTCGGTCGACGGGAGGTTCCAGAAGGTCGAGGGCAGCGAGACCGAGCTCGAGTGCGAGCTGGTGCTGCTCGCGATGGGCTTCGTCGGCCCGCAGCGCGAGGGCCTGGTCGAGGGCCTCGGCGTCGAGCTGGACGGCCGGGGCAACGTCGCCCGCGACGCGGGCTGGCAGTCGTCCGTCCCCGGCATCTTCGTCGCCGGTGACATGGGCCGTGGCCAGTCGCTGATCGTCTGGGCGATCGCCGAGGGCCGCTCGGCCGCCGCCGCGGTCGACCGTTACCTCAGCGGCGCGACCGACCTCCCGGAGCCGATCACCCCGACCCGGCGCTAG
- the gltB gene encoding glutamate synthase large subunit, translating to MPTKQGLYDPSYEHDACGVGFVVDVHGRRSHELVDQGLTVLRNLDHRGASGSDPDTGDGAGILVQVPDVFLRDVAGFPLPAAGRYAVGIGFLPQVAGDRDEAVRTIGRLARQERLRVLGWRELPVVSHIVGHAAREVEPRMRQLFVTLPGTSVSPAVGAPIDDDTAFDQLELERRAFCLRKRIQRETGVYFPSLSARTIVYKGMLTTHQLSAYFPDLDDPRFASAIALVHSRFSTNTFPSWPLAHPYRLIAHNGEINTVRGNRNWMRAREALLESDLVPGDLARLFPICADGASDSASFDEVLELLHLGGRSLPHAVLMMIPEAWENHAEMDPKRRAFYQFHATLMEPWDGPASIAFTDGTMIGAVLDRNGLRPSRYWVTDDGLVVMASEVGVLDIPPHRVIQKGRLQPGRMFLIDTAKGRIVSDDEIKSELASAAPYDEWLHAGVIALADLPERERVVYSHESVTRRQQVFGYTEEELRVIVAPMARSGAEPIGSMGTDTPVAVLSERPRLLFDYFQQLFAQVTNPPLDAIREELVTSLGHYLGPEGNLLDAGAATCRVVQIPYPVISNTELAKIIGINDDGDMPGFAAVTVRGLYEVAGGGTALVARIEEICAGVSAAIADGARIVVLSDRDSDARLAPIPSLLLTSAVHHHLIREKTRTKVGLIVESGDAREVHHIALLNGFGAAAVNPYLAFESVEDLIRRGDIAGVTPEQAEKNIVKALGKGVLKVMSKMGISTIASYTGAQVFEAIGLRSDLIDRYFTGTASRIDGVGIDVLAAEVAARHARAHPRVATELVHRPLETGGEYQWRRDGEVHLFNPETVFLLQHATRTRQYEVFKEYTAKVDDLSKRNATLRGLFELRPGLRRPIPIDQVEPVSEIVKRFATGAMSYGSISAEAHETLAIAMNRLGGKSNTGEGGEDAERFVPDANGDLRRSAVKQVASGRFGVTSEYLVNADDLQIKMAQGAKPGEGGQLPAHKVYPWIARTRHSTPGVGLISPPPHHDIYSIEDLAQLIHDLKNANPTARVHVKLVAEVGVGTVAAGVSKAHADVVLISGHDGGTGASPLTSLKHAGAPWELGLAETQQTLLLNGLRDRIVVQVDGQIKTGRDVVIGALLGAEEFGFATAPLVVAGCVMMRVCHLDTCPVGVATQNPALRARFNGKPEFVENFFTFIAQEVREYLARLGFRTLKEAVGRVDILDAALAVEHWKAAGLDISPLLHTPETPFGGSLSNAASQDHGLDKALDNSLIQLCEGALEDGRPVWLEMPIRNVNRTVGTMLGYEVTRRYGAVGLPDDTISLRFTGSAGQSFGAFVPRGITLTLEGDVNDYTGKGLSGGRIIVFPPKEAPLRAEENTIAGNVLLYGATAGEAYFRGVVGERFCVRNSGATAIVEGVGDHGCEYMTGGTVVVLGQIGRNFAAGMSGGVAYLYDPVVERVNAEMVDIEPLDAEDRALLVSLLTRHRRETGSTVAAGLLASWEDEQAKFVKVMPRDYKRVLTVIAQAKEQGIPADELIMTAVRA from the coding sequence ATGCCGACTAAGCAAGGTCTCTACGACCCCTCGTACGAGCACGACGCCTGTGGTGTCGGCTTCGTCGTCGACGTGCACGGCCGCCGCAGCCATGAGCTGGTCGACCAGGGCCTCACAGTACTGCGCAACCTTGACCATCGTGGCGCCTCCGGCAGCGACCCGGACACGGGTGACGGCGCGGGCATCCTCGTCCAGGTCCCGGACGTGTTCCTGCGTGACGTGGCGGGTTTCCCGCTGCCTGCTGCCGGCCGGTACGCCGTCGGCATCGGCTTCCTCCCCCAGGTGGCTGGCGACCGCGACGAGGCCGTCCGCACCATCGGGCGGCTGGCCCGCCAGGAGCGCCTGCGGGTTCTCGGCTGGCGTGAGCTGCCCGTCGTCAGCCACATCGTCGGGCACGCGGCCCGCGAGGTCGAGCCCCGGATGCGCCAGCTGTTCGTGACGCTGCCGGGCACCTCGGTCAGCCCCGCGGTCGGCGCGCCCATCGACGACGACACCGCATTCGACCAGCTTGAGCTGGAGCGCCGGGCATTCTGCCTGCGTAAGCGGATCCAGCGCGAGACTGGCGTCTATTTCCCGTCGTTGTCGGCGCGCACCATCGTCTACAAGGGAATGCTGACTACACACCAGCTGTCCGCCTATTTCCCGGACCTGGACGACCCGCGGTTCGCGAGCGCTATCGCGCTGGTGCACAGCCGGTTCTCGACGAACACCTTCCCGAGCTGGCCGCTCGCGCATCCCTATCGCCTGATCGCGCACAACGGTGAGATCAACACCGTCCGCGGCAACCGCAACTGGATGCGTGCCCGTGAGGCGCTGCTGGAAAGCGACCTGGTCCCCGGCGACCTCGCCCGGCTCTTCCCGATCTGCGCCGACGGCGCCAGCGACTCGGCCAGCTTCGACGAGGTGCTGGAGCTGCTGCACCTGGGCGGCCGCAGCCTGCCGCACGCCGTGCTGATGATGATCCCGGAGGCGTGGGAGAACCACGCCGAGATGGACCCGAAGCGCCGCGCCTTCTACCAGTTCCACGCGACGCTGATGGAGCCGTGGGACGGCCCGGCGTCGATCGCCTTCACCGACGGCACGATGATCGGCGCGGTCCTCGACCGCAACGGCCTGCGCCCGTCGCGGTACTGGGTCACCGACGACGGGCTGGTCGTCATGGCCTCCGAGGTCGGCGTCCTGGACATCCCGCCGCACCGGGTCATCCAGAAGGGCCGGCTCCAGCCGGGCCGGATGTTCCTGATCGACACGGCCAAGGGCCGGATCGTCAGCGACGACGAGATCAAGTCCGAGCTCGCCTCGGCGGCGCCCTACGACGAGTGGCTGCACGCGGGCGTCATCGCGCTGGCCGACCTGCCGGAGCGCGAGCGGGTCGTTTACAGCCACGAGTCGGTCACCCGCCGCCAGCAGGTCTTCGGCTACACCGAGGAGGAGCTGCGGGTTATCGTCGCCCCGATGGCGCGGTCCGGCGCGGAGCCGATCGGCTCGATGGGCACCGACACCCCGGTCGCGGTGCTCTCCGAGCGGCCCCGGCTGCTGTTCGACTACTTCCAGCAGCTGTTCGCGCAGGTCACCAACCCGCCGCTGGACGCCATCCGCGAGGAGCTGGTCACCAGCCTGGGCCACTACCTCGGCCCGGAGGGCAACCTCCTCGACGCCGGCGCCGCGACCTGCCGCGTCGTCCAGATCCCCTACCCGGTGATCAGCAACACCGAGCTGGCGAAGATCATCGGGATCAACGACGACGGTGACATGCCCGGCTTCGCCGCCGTCACCGTCCGCGGCCTGTACGAGGTCGCCGGCGGCGGCACCGCGCTGGTGGCCCGGATCGAGGAGATCTGCGCCGGCGTCAGCGCGGCGATCGCCGACGGCGCCCGGATCGTCGTGCTGTCCGACCGGGACTCCGACGCGAGGCTCGCGCCGATCCCGTCGCTGCTGCTCACCTCGGCGGTGCACCACCACCTGATCCGGGAGAAGACCCGGACCAAGGTCGGCCTGATCGTGGAGAGCGGCGACGCCCGCGAGGTGCACCACATCGCGCTGCTGAATGGCTTCGGCGCCGCCGCGGTCAACCCGTACCTGGCCTTCGAGTCGGTCGAGGACCTGATCCGCCGCGGCGACATCGCCGGCGTCACCCCGGAGCAGGCCGAGAAGAACATCGTCAAGGCGCTCGGCAAGGGCGTCCTGAAGGTGATGTCCAAGATGGGCATCTCCACGATCGCCAGCTACACCGGTGCCCAGGTCTTCGAGGCGATCGGGCTGCGTTCCGACCTGATCGACCGGTACTTCACCGGTACCGCGTCGCGGATCGACGGCGTCGGCATCGACGTGCTCGCGGCCGAGGTCGCCGCGCGCCACGCCCGGGCCCATCCGCGGGTGGCCACAGAGCTCGTGCACCGGCCGCTGGAGACCGGCGGCGAGTACCAGTGGCGCCGCGACGGCGAGGTGCACCTGTTCAACCCGGAGACCGTGTTCCTCCTCCAGCACGCCACCCGGACCCGCCAGTACGAGGTCTTCAAGGAGTACACGGCCAAGGTCGACGACCTCTCGAAGCGCAACGCGACCCTGCGGGGCCTGTTCGAGCTGCGCCCGGGCCTGCGCCGGCCGATCCCGATCGACCAGGTCGAGCCGGTCTCCGAGATCGTCAAGCGGTTCGCCACCGGAGCGATGTCCTACGGCTCGATCAGCGCCGAGGCGCACGAGACCCTGGCGATCGCGATGAACCGGCTCGGCGGCAAGTCGAACACCGGCGAGGGCGGCGAGGACGCCGAGCGCTTCGTCCCCGACGCCAACGGCGACCTGCGCCGCTCCGCGGTCAAGCAGGTCGCGTCCGGCCGGTTCGGCGTGACCAGCGAGTACCTCGTCAACGCCGACGACCTGCAGATCAAGATGGCGCAGGGCGCGAAGCCGGGGGAGGGCGGGCAGCTGCCCGCCCACAAGGTCTACCCGTGGATCGCCAGGACCCGGCACTCGACGCCGGGCGTCGGCCTGATCTCGCCGCCGCCGCACCACGACATCTACTCGATCGAGGACCTCGCCCAGCTCATCCACGACCTGAAGAACGCCAACCCGACCGCGCGGGTGCACGTCAAGCTCGTCGCCGAGGTCGGGGTCGGCACCGTCGCCGCCGGCGTCTCCAAGGCGCACGCCGACGTGGTGCTGATCTCCGGCCACGACGGCGGTACCGGCGCCTCGCCGCTGACGTCGCTCAAGCACGCCGGCGCGCCCTGGGAGCTGGGCCTGGCCGAGACGCAGCAGACGCTGCTGCTCAACGGCCTGCGCGACCGGATCGTGGTGCAGGTCGACGGCCAGATCAAGACCGGCCGGGACGTCGTCATCGGCGCGCTCCTCGGCGCCGAGGAGTTCGGCTTCGCGACGGCGCCGCTGGTCGTCGCCGGCTGCGTGATGATGCGGGTCTGTCACCTGGACACCTGCCCCGTCGGGGTCGCCACCCAGAACCCGGCGCTGCGCGCGCGGTTCAACGGCAAGCCGGAGTTCGTCGAGAACTTCTTCACCTTCATCGCCCAGGAGGTCCGGGAGTACCTGGCGCGGCTGGGTTTCCGGACGCTGAAGGAGGCCGTCGGCCGGGTCGACATCCTGGACGCGGCCCTCGCCGTCGAGCACTGGAAGGCCGCCGGGCTGGACATCAGCCCGCTGCTGCACACTCCGGAGACCCCGTTCGGCGGCTCGCTGTCCAACGCAGCGAGCCAGGACCACGGCCTCGACAAGGCGCTGGACAACTCGCTCATCCAGCTGTGCGAGGGCGCCCTGGAGGACGGCCGGCCGGTGTGGCTGGAGATGCCGATCCGCAACGTCAACCGCACCGTCGGCACGATGCTCGGCTACGAGGTGACCCGCCGCTACGGGGCCGTCGGCCTGCCTGACGACACGATATCGCTGCGGTTCACCGGCTCCGCCGGCCAGAGCTTCGGCGCGTTCGTTCCGCGCGGCATCACGCTGACCCTTGAGGGCGATGTCAACGACTACACCGGCAAGGGCCTGTCCGGCGGGCGGATCATCGTCTTTCCGCCGAAGGAGGCGCCGCTGCGCGCCGAGGAGAACACGATCGCCGGCAACGTGCTTCTCTACGGCGCGACCGCGGGCGAGGCGTACTTCCGGGGCGTCGTCGGTGAGCGGTTCTGCGTCCGCAACTCGGGCGCGACCGCGATCGTCGAGGGCGTCGGCGACCACGGCTGCGAGTACATGACCGGCGGCACCGTCGTCGTGCTCGGCCAGATCGGCCGCAACTTCGCCGCCGGCATGAGCGGCGGCGTCGCCTACCTGTACGACCCGGTCGTCGAGCGGGTGAATGCCGAGATGGTCGACATCGAGCCCCTCGACGCCGAGGACCGGGCGCTGCTCGTCTCCCTGCTGACCCGCCACCGCCGCGAGACCGGCTCCACCGTCGCCGCCGGCCTGCTCGCCAGCTGGGAGGACGAGCAGGCCAAGTTCGTCAAGGTCATGCCCCGCGACTACAAGCGGGTCCTGACCGTGATCGCGCAAGCCAAGGAGCAAGGCATCCCAGCCGATGAACTGATCATGACAGCGGTCCGCGCCTGA
- a CDS encoding VIT1/CCC1 transporter family protein, whose product MHQHHHDAHRDVSGGWLRPAVFGVMDGLVSNVALLSGFAGSNASRSTAVLAGLAGVAAGAFSMATGEYTSVRSQNEAMAAEIEVERQALTEFPVDERAELAASYARKGVDPALADAVASQLHGDPEVALAVHSQEELGVTPGRLPSAMLAAFSSFAAFAVGALVPVLPYLVSRWVLGGHTFVASAVLAGCALFGVGVAVSRFTGRSPWLSGGRQLVLGALAAAATFLVGALVGGVVH is encoded by the coding sequence ATGCACCAGCACCACCATGACGCCCATCGCGACGTCTCCGGCGGCTGGCTGCGCCCGGCGGTGTTCGGGGTGATGGACGGGCTGGTCAGCAACGTCGCGTTGCTGTCCGGGTTCGCCGGCAGCAACGCGTCCCGCTCGACGGCGGTGCTGGCCGGCCTCGCCGGGGTCGCCGCCGGCGCGTTCTCGATGGCGACGGGGGAGTACACCTCGGTCCGGTCCCAGAACGAGGCGATGGCCGCGGAGATCGAGGTCGAGCGGCAGGCGCTGACGGAGTTCCCGGTCGACGAGCGGGCCGAGCTGGCCGCGTCCTACGCCCGCAAGGGCGTCGACCCGGCGCTGGCCGATGCCGTCGCCAGCCAGCTGCACGGCGACCCGGAGGTCGCGCTGGCCGTGCACAGCCAGGAGGAGCTGGGCGTCACCCCGGGCCGGCTGCCGAGCGCGATGCTGGCCGCCTTCTCGTCGTTCGCGGCGTTCGCCGTCGGAGCGCTGGTGCCGGTGCTGCCCTACCTGGTCTCACGCTGGGTGCTCGGCGGCCACACATTCGTCGCGAGCGCGGTGCTGGCCGGCTGCGCGCTGTTCGGGGTCGGCGTGGCCGTCAGCCGGTTCACCGGCCGTTCCCCGTGGCTGTCCGGTGGCCGCCAGCTCGTTCTTGGCGCGCTGGCCGCGGCCGCCACGTTCCTGGTGGGTGCCCTCGTCGGCGGCGTGGTCCACTGA
- the lgt gene encoding prolipoprotein diacylglyceryl transferase, with protein MVLAAIPSPSRGVLHLGPLPLRAYAFMIIIGVIVAVWLTGRRLRARGVDPNFASDAGVGAVLLGIIGARVYHVLTSPQAYFGKNGDLVHVLYVWNGGLGIWGAVAGGALGVWLACRRANVSFLLFADAAAPGLIFAQAIGRWGNYFNQELFGRPTTLPWGLKIDLAHRPLGYEQYTTFHPTFLYESVWNVLVGVTLLVIDRRARLGRGRLFAMYIMLYTFGRGLVEALRIDDAEHFLGLRLNDWTSIVVFLGALAMYLLIRKPVDEDVSPADGVAAAGDEPAEVAAGDAVDEQDDAPVTAGAVSGRLGADTPATVAASPASAAFPAADGGDDTAAPGRGDG; from the coding sequence GTGGTCCTAGCCGCGATCCCTAGCCCCTCCCGAGGTGTGCTGCACCTCGGGCCCCTGCCGCTGCGCGCCTACGCCTTTATGATCATTATTGGCGTCATCGTCGCCGTCTGGCTGACCGGCCGCCGGCTGCGGGCCCGCGGCGTCGACCCGAACTTCGCCAGCGACGCCGGCGTGGGTGCCGTGCTGCTCGGCATCATCGGCGCCCGGGTCTACCACGTCCTCACCAGCCCGCAGGCGTACTTCGGCAAGAACGGTGACCTGGTCCACGTCCTGTATGTGTGGAACGGCGGGCTGGGGATCTGGGGAGCGGTCGCGGGCGGCGCGCTCGGGGTGTGGCTCGCCTGCCGCCGGGCGAACGTGTCGTTCCTGCTGTTCGCCGACGCCGCCGCGCCCGGCCTGATCTTCGCGCAGGCGATCGGCCGCTGGGGCAACTACTTCAACCAGGAGCTCTTCGGCCGTCCCACCACGCTGCCGTGGGGGCTGAAGATCGACCTGGCCCACCGGCCCCTCGGCTACGAGCAGTACACGACCTTCCACCCGACGTTTCTCTACGAGTCGGTCTGGAACGTGCTGGTCGGCGTGACGCTGCTGGTCATCGACCGGCGGGCCCGGCTTGGCCGCGGCCGGCTGTTCGCGATGTACATCATGCTGTACACCTTCGGCCGGGGCCTGGTCGAGGCGCTGCGGATCGACGACGCCGAGCACTTCCTCGGCCTGCGCCTCAACGACTGGACCAGCATCGTCGTCTTCCTGGGCGCCCTGGCGATGTACCTGCTGATCCGCAAGCCCGTCGACGAGGACGTCAGCCCGGCCGACGGTGTGGCGGCGGCGGGCGACGAGCCGGCCGAGGTCGCCGCGGGTGACGCCGTCGACGAGCAGGACGACGCCCCGGTCACCGCCGGCGCCGTCAGCGGGCGGCTCGGGGCGGACACACCCGCGACCGTGGCCGCATCCCCCGCATCCGCCGCATTTCCGGCAGCGGACGGCGGTGACGACACGGCTGCGCCTGGCCGCGGCGATGGCTGA